CCTCGCGCATCTTTTCGCGCACCAGCACGATGGCGACCTCGACCAGGTCGCGCACGATCTGCTCCACGTCGCGACCGACATAGCCCACCTCGGTGAACTTGGTCGCCTCGACCTTGATGAAGGGCGCGCCGGCGAGCTTGGCCAGGCGGCGGGCGATCTCGGTCTTGCCGACGCCCGTCGGTCCGATCATCAGGATGTTCTTCGGCATCACCTCTTCGCGCATCTGGCCGGTGAGCTGCTGGCGCCGCCAGCGGTTGCGCAGCGCGATCGCGACCGCGCGCTTGGCGTCCTTCTGGCCGACGATGTAGCGGTCGAGCTCGGAAACGATCTCGCGGGGGGAAAAGTTGCTCATCTTCATTCTTCCTCGGCATCCCGCGCCATCATCAGGGCGGTGCCATAGATTGTCGTTCTCGTGTCGAAGGCCTTGAAACCTGCCTTCTCATAGGCGCGGATTGCCCTGGCGTTGGTCGGCTCCGGATCGATGATCAACCGGGGCGCCCCTTCCTCGAACAGCTGTTCGGCGAACTGGGCGATGATCGCGCTGCCATGGCCCTTGCCGAGCAGGTCCGCTTCGCCGATCGAGATATCGATGCCGAGCGTGCCGAACGGCTGGTCCTGATAGGGATGGTCGTCCTCCATATGCGGATCGTAGCTCTGGAGATAGGCGACCGGCCTGCCGTTCAACTCGACGATCAGCGGCTCGACCGACACCTCCTCCATCGCCTGGCGGATTTCGGCGATGCCCTTGTCGGGATCGCCCCACCATTCGGCGACGTGCGGCTGTCTCAGCCAGGTCCCGAGCAGCGGAAGATCGGCTTCCTCTACCGCGCGGAAATCGTAGCGAGGCTCACGCGGCATCGATCGATTCAAGCGTGACGGACTGGTTGGTGTAGATGCAGATGTCGGCTGCGATCTCCATCGCCTTGCGGGCGATCTCCTCAGCGTCCTTGTCCGTATCGATCAGCGCGCGGGCAGCGGCGAGCGCATAATTGCCGCCGGAACCGATCGCCATCACGCCATGCTCGGGTTCGAGCACGTCGCCCGTGCCGGTCAGCGCCAGCGTCACCGACTTGTCCGCCACCAGCATCATCGCCTCGAGGCGACGGAGATAGCGGTCGGTGCGCCAGTCCTTGGCCAGTTCCACGCAGGCGCGGGTCAGCTGGTCGGGATACTGTTCGAGCTTGGATTCGAGGCGTTCGAGAAGGGTGAAGGCATCCGCGGTGGCGCCGGCGAAGCCGGCGATGACATTGCCCTTGCCGATGCGACGCACCTTCTTGGCATTGCCCTTCATCACGGTGTTGCCGAGACTCACCTGGCCGTCGCCGGCGATCACGACCTTCCCGCCCTTGCGCACGGTGACGATCGTCGTGCCGTGCATGATGATTTCTTCAGACATGAGATACTCCGATAGCGAAACGGCCTGGCCCGAAGCGCCATGGTCGTTCCCGATGCCGGACTATGTATGCACGCCGACCGCGATTGCAATCTGCACGGAACCCTCGCCCTTTGGGCAGGTTCGGTGCCTCGCCTTAACTGGAAATGAAGTCGTCATGCTGTTATGAGGCGGTCACCTTCGGGACCCAGGAACAGGCAGAATGTCCAGCACCACCCCGCGCCGCGCCGAAATCAGCCGGGCGACCAAGGAAACGGAGATCTACGTTTCGGTCGATCTCGACGGATCGGGCAAGTTCGACGTCTCCACCGGCGTCGGCTTCTTCGACCATATGCTGGAGCAGCTGTCGCGGCATTCGCTGATCGACATGACCGTCAGGGCCAAGGGCGACCTGCACATCGACGACCACCACACGGTGGAGGATGTCGGCATCGCACTCGGACAGGCGATCTCGAAGGCGCTGGGAGAGCGGCGCGGCATCTGCCGCTACGCCTCGCTCGACCTTGCCATGGACGAGACGCTGACGCGCGCCGCGATCGACGTGTCCGGCCGGCCGTTCCTCGTCTGGAACGTCGCCTTCACCTCGCCGAAGATCGGCACGTTCGACACCGAGCTGGTGCGCGAGTTCTTCCAGGCGCTGTCGCAGAACGCCGGCGTGACGCTGCACGTCGCCAATCACTACGGCGCCAACAGCCACCACATCGCCGAGACCTGCTTCAAGGCCGTGGCGCGGGTGCTGCGGACGGCGATCGAGGCCGATCCGCGCCAGGCCGGTGCCATTCCCTCGACCAAGGGAACCCTGAAAGGATAGTCCATGGCGAGTTTTGTGGTCATGGAGGCCCCGGAGGGCGGCGATGAAGCGGCCTATATCCGGGACGGCTTCCACTTCTTTGCCTTCCTGCTACCTCCGATCTGGCTGGCCTGGCACCGGCTCTGGATCGAGGCGTTGGTGGCGTTCGCCGTGATGGCCGTGCTCGGATCGCTCGGCAGCGTCTCCGGCCTCAGTGAGGCTGCTCCTTTGCTGTCGCTTCTCGTCTCGCTCTATGTCGGGCTGGAGGCCCCGGCGCTGCGCATCGCAGCGCTCCGCCGCCGTGGCTGGCGCGAATGGGGCGTGGTCGACGCCTACAATCGCGACGACGCCGAGACGAAGCACCTGTTCGGCGACAGCGTCGAACAGGCAGAGGAAACGAGGGTGCCCGCGCCGATGCCCGAACCTCAGCCGCTGGCTCCGCGCGCAGGTCCGTCCGGTCCCGCCCTTGGGCTCTTTTCCTATCCGGGAGCGCGCTGATGCGGGTCGCGATCATCGACTACGGTTCGGGCAATCTCCGCTCGGCCACCAAGGCGTTCGAGCGCGCCGCGCGCGAGGCCGGCATCTCGGCCGAGATCGACCTGACGGCCGATGCGGAACGCGTGCGCACGGCGGACCGCATCGTCCTGCCCGGCGTGGGCGCCTATGCCGACTGCGCTGCCGGCCTGCACGCGGTCGAAGGCATGTGGGAGGCGGTCGAGGACGTCGCCATCCGCAAGGCCCGCCCCTTTCTCGGCATTTGCGTCGGCATGCAGCTCATGTCCGACCGGGGGCTGGAAAAGACGATCACCAAGGGCTTCGGCTGGATCTCCGGCGACGTGAAGGAGATCGAGCCTCGCGATCCGTCGCTGAAGATCCCGCAGATCGGCTGGAACACGATTCACGTGAAACACCCACATCCGCTGTTCGACGGGATATCGACCGGCGAGGGTGGGCTGCACGCCTATTTCGTGCATTCCTACCATCTGGATGCGACGGATCCGGATCAGGTTCTGGCGGTCACGGACTATGGCGGCCCGGTCACGGCCGCCGTCGGCCGAGACAATCTCGCCGGCACGCAGTTCCATCCCGAGAAGAGCCAGGCGCTCGGCTTGGCCTTGATCGCCAACTTCCTGAAATGGAAACCTTGAGGAGACCGCCATGACGACCAAGAAGGGCTACTGGATGGCGATGGTCGACATCACCGATCCGGAGAACTACCCGCGCTACATGGCGGCGAACAAGGCGGCGTTCGACAAATACGGCGCGAAATTCCTCGTCCGCGGTGGGCAGCACCAGATGTTCGAGGGGCCGGCCGCGACGCGCATGGTCGTCATCGAGTTCAAGGACTACCAGACCGCGCTCGACTGCCACAATTCGCCCGAATACCAGGCCGCGCTGAAGCTGCGCCAGCAATATGCCGTGTCGCACATGGCAGTGGTCGAGGGCGTCTGAAGGATGATCCTGTTTCCCGCGATCGACCTCAAGGACGGCAAATGCGTCCGCCTCAAGCTCGGCGACATGGCGACGGCGACCGTCTATAACGAGGATCCCGCCGCCCAGGCGAAAGCCTTTGAAGACCAGGGTTTCTCCTGGCTGCACGTGGTCGATCTCAACGGCGCCTTCAAGGGCCAGAGCGTCAACAGCGCGGCCGTCGGCGCCATCCTCAAGGCGACGAAGAACCCTGTGCAGCTCGGCGGCGGCATCCGCACCATTCCGCAGATCGAGGATTGGCTCGACCGCGGCCTCGCGCGCGTCATCCTCGGCACCGTCGCCGTGCGCGACCCGGATCTGGTGAAGGAAGCCTGCCGCCTGTTTCCGGGTCGGATCGCCGTCGGTATCGATGCCAAGAGCGGCAAGGTGGCGGTCGAAGGCTGGGCGGAAGCCTCGGAGCTCGGCGTCATCGAGCTCGCCCGCAAGTTCGAGGGCGCCGGCGTCGCCGCGATCATCTACACCGACATCGACCGCGATGGCGTGCTGACCGGCATCAACTGGGAATCGACCATCGAGCTGGCGAACGCGGTGTCCATTCCCGTCATCGCCTCCGGCGGTCTCGCCTCGCTCGCCGACATCGTGCGCATGACCATGCCGGACGCTCAAAAGCTCGAAGGCGCCATCTCCGGCCGCGCGCTCTATGACGGGCGCATCGACCCCGCGACCGCGCTGGCGATCCTGTCGGGCGATTATCAGCCGCCCAAGGGTATGCTAGACTAGTCGTATGAATATCCAGTCGAGACTGCCGACCACACCGGACGAATTCCTGCGCTGGAACGAAGGGCGCGAGGGCAAGCGGGAGTTCGTCAACGGAAAGGTGGTCGAGATGATGATCAACGTGACGCGGAACCATGCGCGGATCGCGACGAACACGCTTGTTGCGCTCGCTCGACGGCTGGATCTGGCCCGCTTTGATGTCGGTAGCGCAGATTTCGGCGTGCGTACTCCCGACGGCATCCGCTACCCCGACGTCTATGTGGATCATAAGACCGATGCTTCACGCGGCGACGATCTTGCAGCGACCGAACCCGTCATGCTGGTAGAGATACTGTCGTCTTCGTCCTATGGACGCGATTTTGTCGAGAAGCTTGCGGACTATAGTAAGGTAGCGTCACTTCGACACTATCTTATCCTTTCCCAGGACGATCCCCGCGCGTGGCTTTGGTCACGGGGTGACAGCTCGGAATGGACGGGACCGAAGGAAATCGTCGGCGCCGACGAAAAAGTCGAGCTGCAGGCATTAGCCATCGCTCTGGATATGTCCGAACTCTTTGCCGGCATCGGACATTGATCACATGACTCTCAAATCCCGCGTCATCCCCTGCCTGGACGTCAAGGACGGCCGTGTCGTCAAGGGCGTCAACTTCGTCGATCTGATCGACGCCGGTGATCCGGTTGAGGCCGCGCGCGCCTATGACGCCGCCGGCGCGGATGAGCTGTGCTTCCTCGACATCACTGCCTCGTCGGACAATCGAGAGACGATCTTCGACGTCGTCGCCCGCACGGCCGAACAGTGCTTCATGCCGCTCACTGTCGGCGGCGGAGTGCGGCAGGTCGCCGATATCCGCAAGCTGCTGCTCGCCGGGGCCGACAAGGTGTCGATCAACACGGCCGCGGTGAAGAACCCCGACTTCGTTGCCGAGGCCGCCGACAAGTTTGGCAACCAGTGCATCGTCGTCGCCATAGACGCCAAGAAGGTGTCGGGCGCGGGCGAGCCCCTCCGCTGGGAGATCTTCACCCATGGCGGCCGCCAGCCGACCGGTATCGACGCGATCGAGTTTGCCCGCAAGGTGGTGGATCTCGGCGCCGGCGAAATCCTGCTCACCTCGATGGACCGCGACGGCACCAAGGCCGGCTATGACATTCCGCTCACGCGCGCGGTCGCGGATGCGGTGCGCGCACCGGTCATCGCCTCCGGCGGCGTCGGAAATCTCGAGCATATGGTGGAAGGAATACGCGATGGCCACGCCACTGCGGTTCTCGCCGCCTCCATCTTCCACTTCGGCACCTATTCGATCGCCGAGGCGAAGGAATATATGGCAAAGGCTGGCCTCGCGATGAGACTCGACTCCGCGCCGCTCGCAGCGTAAACGCGCCTGCGATGGCCGGCTTTTCCCTGTCCGATCTCGAACGCATCATCGGCGAGCGCGCGCTTTCCGGCGACGACAGCTCGTGGACCGCGAAGCTCTACCGCTCCGGCATGGAGCGCGCCGCCAAGAAGATGGGCGAGGAAGCGGTGGAAACCGTGATCGCCGCCGTGAAAGGTGACGACGGAGCACTGGTTTCGGAGAGTGCCGACCTTCTCTATCATTGGCTGGTGGTCATGAAGGTCGCCGGAATACCGCTCTCGGACGTAATGACCGAGCTCGAGCGGCGCACCGCGCAGTCGGGAATCGCCGAAAAGGCGTCTCGCAAGCAGGACTGACGGCAAAGGATCGGCCGATGGATCAACTTGCTCCCACCGAGAAATACTCGCCCTACCGCGTCTTCACGGCGCAACAATGGGCCGGTTTCCGGGCCGACACCCCGCTGACGCTGAGAGCCGACGAAGTGCAGCGGCTTCGCTCCATGAACGACCCGATCGATCTGGAGGAAGTGCGGCGCATCTACCTGTCGATGTCGCGCCTTCTGTCGGCACATGTCGAGGCAAGCCAGCTTCTCTTCCGCCAGCGCCAGCTCTTCTTTGGCACCGACGACGCGGTGAAGACGCCCTTCATCATCGGCATTGCCGGTTCGGTGGCGGTCGGCAAGTCGACCACCGCGCGTGTCCTGAAGGAGCTGCTGCAGCGCTGGCCGTCGAGCCCGAAGGTCGACCTGGTCACGACCGACGGCTTCCTCTGGCCGAACGAGGTGCTGCGCCGCGAGAGCCTGATGGAGCGCAAGGGCTTTCCGGAAAGCTACGACGTCGGCGCCCTGCTCCGCTTCCTGTCCGCGATCAAGTCGGGCCAGCGCAATGTCCACGCGCCGCTCTATTCGCACCTGACCTACGACGTGCTGACCGGCCAGTTCGTCACCATCGATCGGCCCGACATCCTCATCTTCGAGGGCATCAACGTGCTCCAGACGCGCGACCTGCCGAAAGACGGCAAGGTGGTGCCCTTCGTGTCCGATTTCTTCGACTTCTCGATCTATATCGACGCCGAGGAGCAGCTGATCCACAAGTGGTATATCGACCGCTTCATGCGCCTGCGCGAGACCGCGTTCCGCGACCCGAATTCGTTCTTTCACCGCTATGCGAGCCTGTCGAAGGACGCGGCGCTCGCCATCGCCGAAGGCCTGTGGGCGAACATCAACCTCAAGAACCTGCACGAGAACATCCTGCCGACGCGCCCCCGCGCCGACCTGATCCTCAAGAAGGGCGCCGACCACCTCATCGAGGAAGTGGCGCTCAGGAAACTCTGAGAAAGACCTTCTTCACCACGACATATACGGCGACCGTGACCGCGACGGCGACATAGCCGTCGATCGCGTAGTGCCAGGCGAGATAGACCGAGCTCGCCAGCACCAGCGCGACATAGGCAAAGGCCAGCATCCCCCATCGCCGGCTGAACTCCGCAACGAAGAGCGCGTTCAGCGTCACCAGGCCGACATGCATGCTCGGGAAGGCCGAGATGCCCGAGCCCAGGCCGGATTGCCCGCTGGAATAGAAGTGCCAGAGATAGTCCTGCACCCTCGTCGCCGAATGCGCGCTGTCGCCGGAGGCGGCAAGGAATGCGAGCTGCTCGCCGAAGCGTGCGGCGTCTCCCGTGACGAAGCCGTAGAACGCCGGCCCGGCCGACAGGAACAGGCCGGCGAGCAGATTGCCGACGAGAGCCCAGGTGATCATGTAGGTGACGAGATAGCGCGTGCGCACCGCGCCCATGCTTGCAGAGACCGCCATGAAGAAAAGCGTCGCGTAGCAGACGATGAACCAGCCCTGGTTGTAGTTCCACTCCACAAAGGCGCGGACCCATGGAGTGCCGCCGACCGCATAGAGATAGCGCCAGGGATCGGCGCCGAAATGCAGCGCGCGGTCGATGTCGGCTTGCGCGACATCGTAGGGAAATCCCCCCTGCCACAGTGGCAACGCGGTCTTCAGTGAGGTGAAGGCGCCCTGGAAGACCATCATCGCCAGGAGCAGGCCAAGGCCCGTCGCGAACTGCTGGATATGCCTCGCGGCGAGCGCCTTGCGCAGCGCCAGCCGCCGGCCGTGCCGGGTCTCCAGACGATGGATGATCCGCAGGGCAAGCAGCAGCGCATAGATGGCCGGAAAGACCACGAAGAAGGCAGCCGGCCAGACGACGAAATAGGAGCCGAAAGCGAAGGCCTGCGTCGCGCCCGTCGAGAGGATCGCGATGCAGGCGCCGATCGTGTAGACGGCGACAAGCAGATAGACCGGCAGGCCGATCGCGGACGCCGAGAGTGCCAATGGCCTCGAACTGCCCGCGGAAAGCGCTACCGAGCTCATCGGAGCGCCTTTTCCGCTCGGCCTCGGCTTGCGAGCCCGGCGATATGCCACACGGCGACGGCCGCGATGGCGCCGACGATCCCGTCGACGGCATAGTGCCAGGCGAGATGGATCGAGCCGAGGAAGATCAGTACCGCGTAGAGGCTCAGCGCCAGTCCGAGACGCCGGCTTATCCGGAAGCCCGCGAGGGCGAACAGAACCGCCTGGGCGTTGTGCATGCTCGGCATCGCCGAGATGCCACCCGGCTCCGCGATCACGTCGGTATAGGAGCTCCAGAGGAAAGCCTTCGACATCGTCGAACTGAGGGGGAAGCTCTCGGTGACCCCGGCGAGATAGGCGTTGAGGCCGGAATAGGGTGCTGCGAGATCGGGAAACAGCGCCGGAAGGAAGCACGGCCCGGCCGACGAGAAGAGCAGCGCCATGCCGATCCCGATGCCGGTCCATGCAAGGAAGACGGCGAGCCAGTACTGCCGGCGCAGGTCCGGCGAGACATTGGGACTTACGGCGATCCAGGCCCAGACGATGAAGACCAGCGGCACCCAGGCCGAATAGAGGTAGTCGAGCACGATCGTGACGGCCGGATAGCCGAGGACGGGGTGCAGCCACTCCCAGGGTTGATATCCGCCGAACAGCACCGTGTCCCAGGCGAGGAACGTTGCGTCCCAGCCGAACGGCCTGATCACCGGAATGAGCGTCTTGTTGTAGAGGAACGAGCCCATGAAGAGCGCGAGGACGACGAACGAGAACATGAGCCGCGTCAGGCGACCGTTCGAGGCGATCGCGAGCAGCGTCCTGCCGATCTCGTAGGTCGGGCGATCCGCGCGGCGCAGGAGCACGCGAATGCCGACGAATGCGATGACCGCGCTGCAAAGCACCGCGAATGCGCGCAGCGTCCGTTCCAGATAGACGACGATCATCGGCAGGAACTCGTCGCCGCGCAGCGCGGAGACGAGGATCGATGATGTCAGGAATACGCCCAGGAAGATGTAGATGACGCGGTTGTCCCGCATCTCCGCAACGAGCCAGCCCGAAAAGACCTGCGGCTGCTCCGCCGCGGCGGAGCGTTCCAACGCTGCTTCGCTCATGCCTTTTCGGACCTGCCAAACCCTTAGCGGACTCCTATCCCAGTGCGCTTAAGGAAGCGTTTCGGCCTGCGCGGTTCGGTTTACCCGCCGCATCGTCAGATTGATCCGGCCGCCGTTCTTCAGCAGGGGTGAGGTTCCGGGAAAGATCCGGTCCACGCCGTGAAAGGCGAGCCGCGAGCGGCCGCCGAGCACCACCACGTCGCCGCTGTTCAGCCGGAAGGACTGCGTCGGATCGTTCCGCGCCGTTCCGCCGATCCTGAACAGGCAGGTGTCGCCGAGCGAGACGGACACGACCGGCGCCGAGAGGTCCTGCTCGTCCTTGTCCTGGTGCAGTCCCATCCGGGCTGTGTCGTCGTAGAAATTGACCAGGCAGGCCTCGGGCTCGACGTCGGCATCCGCCACCTCGCGCCAGATTGTCATCAGCTGCTGCGGGATAGGCGGCCACGGCGTGCCTGTCACCGGGTGTGTGGTCTGGTAGCGATATCCCCGCTCCCGGTCGGTCACCCAGCCGAGCGTGCCGCAATTCGTCATGCGCACGCTCATCGGCTTGCCGGTCCGTGGCATTTCGGGGATGTAAAGCGGCGCCGCAAGCACCACCGCTCTGATATCCTCCACGAGGGCACGCTGTTGCTCTATGTCGAGATAGGCGGGCAGGTGCCTGAAACCGTCGGGAAACGCCTTCATCGGATCGTTGCGCTCGTCCGGCCGGGATCAACCGGCCGGACAGGCTGTCGGGCCGCTCAGGCGGTCTCGAGATCGGGAATCCGGAGCACCTGGCCCGGATAGATCTTGTCCGGATGGGTCAGCATCGGGCGGTTCGCCTCGAAGATCACCGTATACTTGGAAGCCTTTCCCTTGCCGTAGTGCTTCTCGGCGATCTTGGAGAGGTTGTCGCCCTTCTTGACGGTATAGAACACCGGCTCCTTCGCCGGGGTGGCGGCCTTCACGATCGAAGTCATGTCGACGTTTCCGTCGAGCTTGAGTCCGGAATCGGGGGCCACGACCTTCAGCTCGCCGGCCTCGACCTTGGAGATGCCCAGAGTGTTGCCGACGGCGATCACGGCCTTCTCGAAGATCGACTGGTCCGCGACGACGCCCTTGAGCACCGCCTTGTCGCCCTGCACCTCGATCTCGACCTTGTCGGTCCCGAGATTGTAGGAATCGAGGTCCTTCTTGAGCTTGTCGGCCGCCGGCGGCTCGTCGTCGCCTATACCCAGCTTCTTGCCGACGGATTTGACGAAATCGAAAATACCCATTGGTTCATGGTCTCCAGCTGTTGAACCCGCGCGGACCTTGCCACCACAGGACGAAGATGGAAAGGCATTAAAGGCGTCAGTCGAGTCCGACCCGCCCCCGCATCTTCTTCACGCCGGCGCGGCCGGATTTCTCCTTCAGCCGCCGTTCGACCGCGCCCTTGCTCGGCTTGGTCTTCTTCCGCGGCTTCGGCGGAGGTTCCGACGCCTTGGCGACCAGGTCGGCAAGACGTTGGCGCGCGTCCTCGCGGTTGCGCTCCTGCAGGCGGTAGCGGCTCGCCTCGATGACGATGACCCCGTCCTTGGTCGCCCGCTGGCCGGCGATGCGGATCAGCGTTTCGCGAACATGATCGGGCAGGTCGCGCGCATTGGCGGCGTCGAAGCGCAGCTGCACCGCCGTCGCGACCTTGTTGACGTTCTGCCCGCCCGGTCCGGACGCGCGGATGAACGTCTCCTCGATCTCGTCGTCATGGACGACGATGCCGGGACGGATGATGATGTCCTCGCCGATGGGCATGGGCCCTTGTCGCCTGCCGCGGGACAAAAGAAAAGGCCCGGCGCGCGGCCGGGCCCGTTTCGCGAGACGCCGCCGGGATTACTCGGCTGCTTCCTGGACGCGAGGGGCCGCGCCCCGCACGGCCTGATCGACATGGCTTTCGAACTTGCCGAAATTGTCGATGAACATGCCGACGAGCTTCCTCGCCTGGCGGTCGTAGGCCGCCTTGTCCGCCCAGGTCGAGCGCGGATCGAGGATCGAGCCGTCGACATCGGGAACCGACACCGGCACCTCGAAGCCGAAGTTCGGATCGGTGCGGAACTCGGCGTTCTTCAGCGAGCCGTTCAGCGCGGCGGCCAGCAGCGCCCGCGTCGCCTTGATCGGCATGCGCCGGCCCGTGCCGTAGGCGCCGCCGGTCCAGCCGGTATTGACCAGCCAGCAGTCCACATTGTGCTCGGCGATCAGCTCGCGCAGCAGGTTGCCGTATTCGGACGGATGCCGCGGCATGAAGGGTGCGCCGAAGCAGGTGGAGAAGGTCGCCTCCGGTTCAGTGACACCGCGCTCGGTGCCGGCGACCTTGGCCGTGTAGCCGGACAGGAAGTGGTACATCGCCTGCGCCGG
The Mesorhizobium australicum genome window above contains:
- the arfB gene encoding alternative ribosome rescue aminoacyl-tRNA hydrolase ArfB; the protein is MPIGEDIIIRPGIVVHDDEIEETFIRASGPGGQNVNKVATAVQLRFDAANARDLPDHVRETLIRIAGQRATKDGVIVIEASRYRLQERNREDARQRLADLVAKASEPPPKPRKKTKPSKGAVERRLKEKSGRAGVKKMRGRVGLD